Sequence from the Methanobrevibacter arboriphilus genome:
CCGTGGGATATTGATTATGCATATGATGTAATTAAAAAAAGCTATTGTTATAAGGATTTAAGTCGTGATGATTATGAAGATGTTTTAAGCTATCTTGCAGGTGAATATGGGGAGTTGGAAGAGAGATATGTTTATGCTAAAATCTGGATTGACTATAAAAAAAATCAATTTGGTAAAAGAGGAAGATTAGCTAGAATGTTATACTCTACCAATGTTGGAACAATACCTGATAGTAGTGGTGTTGCTGTAAAGTGTGATGGTGAAGTTATAGGGAGAATTGAACAAGATTTTATGGAAAAACTTAAAAAAGGAGATACATTTGTTCTTGGAGGTGGAATATATAGATTTAATTATGGTAGAGGAATGACCATCAATGTTTCACCAGCTAGTGGACCTCCAACAATACCTTCTTGGTTTTCAGAGCAACTTCCATTAGCATTTGACCTTGCCCTTGATATTCAAAGATTTAGAGCTATAATGGATGGAAAATTTGAATACAAAAGATCTAAAGATGAAATTTTATCTTTTTTAGATGAATATCTTTATGTTGATGATTTTGCAGCTAATTCTATATATGAATATTTTAAAGAACAGTATCTTTATGCTCAAATTCCAAGTAACAAAAAATTATTGATTGAATATTATAGTGGTTTTGGTGGAAGAAAGTTCCTTATATTCCATTCACTTTTTGGTAGACAAGTGAATGATGCACTCTCTCGTGCAATAGCATACATCATAGCTAAAAAAAGTAATATTGATATTACAATATCCATATCAGACAATGGATTTTATCTAAGTTCAGATAAAAAAATGGGAGGATTTGAAGCATTTAAAAAACTAAGCTCAGAAAACCTAAGAAATATTCTTATACAAGCTATTAGTAAAACTGAAACTTTAGCTAGTCGTTTTAGACACTGTGCAGGAAGGTCTTTAATGACTCTTAGAAGATATAAAGGACATGATAAATCTGTTGGAAGACAGCAAGTAAGAGGTAAGATTCTTCTTAAATTCGTAGAAGATATGGATGATAACTTTTCAATTCTTAAAGAAGCTAGAAGAGAAGTTATTGAAGATTTTATGGATGTTAAAAATGCAACAAGAGTCCTTCAATGGATAGAAAGTGGGCAATTAGAAATAAAAACGATTAACACAATAATTCCATCACCATTTGCATTTAATCTTGTTTCACAAGGATATTTGGATGTTTTAACACAGACAGACAAGGCAGAATTTTCAAAAAGAATGCACAAAGCTATTTTAGAAAAGATCAAAGACAAATTAAAAGAAGAATATTACTAATGAAAAAAAAAGATTTACAAAAGAATAAAAAATTGGGAGAAAAATGGAAAAGAAAAATAACCACTCAAATAATATAATTATCTAAGCTCAAAAAATATTAATCACCTTTACATACCCATATAATTCTCCCTATTGACCTAATAATTATACTTCATAAAATAGGTAACAACATAGCTAATTCATCATCATACTGTTTAACATAATATATTATATCTGATAATTCCCCTTTAGAAGTATCGACAGATGTTAAATTTCCTTTTAAATTAGCTAAATCAGATGATTCATTGAGAGTTTCATTGCCTATTGCTTCTAATACAGTTACATTGTTAGTTATATTTGTTAATGTTTCATTTGCAAGTACAAGTGCAAGGTTTATATTTTTTATTGCACTAGTTGTATTTACGTCTATTTCTGTTGCATTGCCTATTGTTTGATTATAAGCAGATATTATATCATCTAAAGTTGTTGCAGAACCTGCACTATTATTTAGACCATTTATATAACCTTGAATCACTATTAATTTACTTATTTCAGCATCAGATTCAGGAATATAAGCATTTACAGTAGAATATAATCCATCTGCAAGGAAAGCTATAATATTTGCAATGGTTGAACCATTACCATCTGCTGCTGTTTGATTAAGATTATATGCACTTGTATTTAGATCTCCTAATGTATTGTTTATTTCAGCTAATTTTTCTTGACCCTCTAATACAATTTCGACTAAATTGTTTACAACATCAGTTATATTATTTATTAATTCTTGTCCTCCAAGTATTGTTGCAATTACTCCAGATTCATTAGCTCTAAAACTAGCATTACCTATAAAATCATTATAAACATTATTATACTCACCAGGCAATGTCACATTAATAACATCAACTATATAATCCTCAATAATATTATCATTAACAAAACCATTAGTGAAATAATCATTCATAACAACATTTGTATAATTATTTAAGAATGAATCTTTAGCTAGATTAATAAAAGTTTCATTACCTACATTAGTAGCATTCTCTTCTTCAAAAATCTTAGTTAAATTACCATAAAATGAACCAAAGAAAACAGTAGATAAATAACCAACGCCTAAACAATTCAAATCTATATAATGATCAGACCAGTTAAATGAATTAAAGGCACTTAAATTACCTATATATTCATCAGCTAATAATTGATTATATAAATCATTCATATTTTTAATGAATGTATCATTAATACTATTAAGAACTTGCTCTGCATTACTAAAAATAATATCAGCAGACTCTTGCTCATATTCAGCTATCTCTAAAATATCTTTTGCATCATTAAATTTTCTTACATTTTGATTTACAATATCATATTTTGCACTTATTTCGGATCCTGCTTGTGTTGTAAGGAATACACTAATGTAATAATCGTTAGTTGCTTCAATATATGCATTTTTAGCAGAAGTTACCTTATTTCTATTACTTAAAGCAGTTTTTTTAAGTTTAAGTGCAGTTTCTTTGCTTTTCAATACTTTAGTTTTCAAATCTTTAGTTTTCTTTTTCTTATACTCTTTTAAAAGTTCAAGATAAGTATTTTTCACTTTAAGATAGTTATTTTTAGCAGTGTTGTAATTTTTTACACTATTTTTATAAGCAGAATATTTAGATACCTTAATCTGAAGAGATTTTTCCTGATTAGATAACGTAGTATTAAGCTTTTTCACTGCATTTTCAAAAGCAACTTCACTATCATTTAAACTCTTGTTAGCTGAGTTAAATGAATCATTAGCATTTTTCAAATCTTCATCTGCTTTAGTCAAATTATCTTCTAAACCATTATATTCATTCACCCAATCACCAGATGTATTATAACCCGGTTCTACTGCATGTACATCTCCAGATACAGCTACAGCACATATCATTGTAAATAACACAACAAGGATCAATGAATAATTCTTATTTAATGTTAACATAAACTATTCACCTCTTTAATTATATACTTTATATAATTTTATCTTATCTTCTAATATAAAATTAGGATATTAATTGTTATTTAAAAGTTTATTCTTTTATACAACATTATTAGATATTATTAAATAATATTAGATATTTTTATAATAAATAAACATCATATACACCATATCTAATTCAATAACCTATTTTTATACTCTACAAAAAAATACCTAACAAAAAATTCATATGATAAAAATGAACATTCGCTATGTTCATATAATATACTATGAAATAAACTAATATATAAAACTAACCCCCAAAAAAGCCATAAAAAAGAAAAAAAGAAAAAAAATCAGCTACCCCCGACTATAATTAAAAAGTTTTAAACATAAAAACTCTATTAAAACTATTTAAAATAAAAAATAAAGAAAAATAAAAGCTAAAAAGAGGAAAAAGAAAAAAACTAAAAAATAAAATAATGAAGATGGCTCATAATTACAAGTTCAATGGACAAAAGTTAGAATTTAGAAATATATTTATAAAAAATATTATATATCAAAATTTTTTAGAAATTGTTCATTTTAATTTATATCTCTACTGAATAAAAATAATTATGAGCCAACCTCAAATACTAATAAAAAATTATTGAACAATATTAATAATAATACTATACCCATATAATAACGGAAAGTTTAAATAATAAAAAAGTCTTAAAAAATATGTGTAGGAGAAGTATTTCCTAGTTATATGATTATTATTAAAAATTACTAAAAAAATTGATCACTTCTCAATTAGTAAATATTAATAGTTATTATAATAATTCGGGGAGAAGCTAGGAATCAAAACTTCTCTTACAAATAATTATCTAAAAAATAATTTTATAGCTATTTTTAATATAATTTTTCAATATAATGCTAATTATGCTTATATTACATTCTAAAACTTAAATTTATTTTTACACAAATAAACAAAATGTAATAAACTAAAATAATTAACAATAAATCTGAAAACTCGATTAATATGAAAATTTGATTTATATAAGAGATTATGAAAAGTGTGATATATATAATATAAAAATATAATTTATAAGAAAAAATAAATATTTTAAGAATAATATAATATATCATGAATATTTTAATAACATACTACTCAAGAACCAATATAACAGAAAAAGTTGCTATCAAATTAAAAGAAGAGTTAGACTGTGATTTAGAAGAAATTATTGATAAAAAAAATCGTTCAGGCCCTATTTCTTATTTAATATCTGGTTTTCAGGCTGTAAGGAGTGTTCCAGCAGATATAAAAGAAATAGAAAAAAGCCCTGAAAACTATGATTTAGTAATAATTGGAACTCCTGTTTGGGCAGGTACAATGTCAACACCTATTTTAGCTTATTTAGAAGAAAATAAAGAAAAATTTAATGATATTGCCTTTTTCTGTACATGCGGTGGAAACGAAGGAAGCACTTTTGAGAATATGGAAAAACTAATATCCAAAAAACCTTTAAAAACACTTTCTCTAAATAAAAAGGATTTAGAAGCTTCATACGAAACAAAAATACATGAGTTTGCTGAAAATATTAAAAATAATATTTAAATAAAGATAATATTTAAAAAAAATAATATCTAAAAATATTTAATAAAGGTAATATCTAAATTTAATAAATTTAATATCTAAATATTTAAAAATATCTAAATAAATAGAATATCTAAAAAGATAATATCTAAATAAATAATAATTTAAATATTAATCTAAATATTAATCAATCCAAAAAAAATAATACTTAGTTTAAGTAAGGAGAAAAAATGATAACATTTTCATTAGAATTTTGGATAGTATTAGCAGCTATATGTTTATTATTAGAGCTAATTACTACTGGATTTTACTTACTGTCAGTAGGAGTTGGAGGAATCGCAGCAGTTATTGCCAATTATCTTGGATTTGATCCAATTGCACAGTTAATCTTCTTTGCAATATTTACAGTTATATTTTTAATCATATCACGACCTATTGCTAGAAAATTAACAAAAGGATCACCATCTAAAAAGGCCACTACAGACCGTTTTATTGGACAACAAGGAGTAGTAACTGAAGTTATTGATCCTGAAAATACAGGAATGATAAAAATTTCTGGAGAACTTTGGAGAGCTATATCTGACGAGAGTATTGATGTTGGAGAAGAAGTAGTTGTTGAAAAAATTAAAGGAGTTCGACTAATAGTGCGAAAAAAAGAATAAAATATTGTTGTTAATATCTTAATATATTTACACAAGAAATATTTACATAACTTACATATTTATATAAGTTATTTATATGTAATCTATTTATATATAATCTATTTATATGTAATTTATTTATAGTCGGATTATCAAATTAAGTTAAAGGTGAATAAAATGGATTATCTAATAATAGTTATTATATTAATACTCATAGTATTTGTTCTAGCATTTAAATCTGTTAAAATCTTAAGACCATATGAAAAAGCTGTAGTTGAACGATTTGGTAAATACCAAAGAACTGTGGAAAGTGGACTAGTATTTTTAATACCATTTATTGAATCTATAAGAAAAGTAGATCTTCGTGAACAAGTAGTAGATGTACCTCCACAAGAAGTTATTACAAAAGATAACACAGTAGTTATAGTAGATTGTGTTATATTTTACGAAGTAACCGATCCTTTTAATGCGGTTTACAATGTTGTAAACTTCTATCAAGCTATAACAAAATTAGCTCAAACAAACCTTAGGAATATTATAGGAGACCTTGAACTTGATCAAACACTTACTTCAAGAGAAATGATAAACACACACCTCCGTGAAGTTCTTGATGAAGCAACAGATAAATGGGGAACAAGAGTTGTTAGAGTAGAAATCCAAAGAATTGAACCTCCAAAAGACATTGTAGATGCAATGAGTAAACAAATGAAAGCTGAAAGGATGAAACGTGCTGCAATTCTTGAAGCAGAAGGTTACAAACAATCTGAAATTAAAAAAGCTGAAGGAGACAAACAAGCAGCTATTCTTGAAGCAGAAGGACAAGCAGAAGCTATTAAAAAAGTAGCTGATGCACAAAAATATGAAGAAATAGCTATTGCAGAAGGACAAGCAGAAGCTACAGTAGATGTTTATGATGCAATCCACAAAGGAAATCCTACAAATGATTTAATAGCAATTAAATATTTAGAAGCTCTTGAAAAAGTAGCTGATGGAAATTCTACAAAAATATTCCTCCCTGCAGAAATGTCTGGAATACTTGGTTCTATTGGTGGAATTGCAGAATTATTTAATGATGAAGATATTAATAAAAAAGAAAAAATTTCTAAAAAAGATAAAGATTCTAAGGTTGATAAAATTATGAAAAAAATTGAAGAACAATCTAAAGAGGCTAAAAAATCATAGATTAGGAATTAATTAAAGCACTGGTGAATTAAAATGGGAGAACTATCAAAGTTGCCAAATATTGGAAAAGTTTTAGAAAGCCAATTAAATGAAATAGGCATAGAAACAATTGAAGAATTGGAAAATATAGGTTCTAAAGAAGCGTGGTTATTAATAAGAAAAATTGATAGTTCTGCATGTTATAATAGGCTTTGTGGTTTAGAAGGAGCCTTACAAAGGATTAGATGGCATGAACTTTCAAAAAAAGACAAAAAGGACCTAAAAAATTTTTATTCATCAATGAAAAAATAATAATAATAATAATAATAATAAATTATAGCCTATTATTTCTTTCATTTTTAATTATTTTTTAATTATTTTTAAAATAATTTCTAGTAATTTTTATAATTTTGGAATATTATAAATTCACATTTCTATAATTAATATTTATAATATATTTATAATTAATAATAATAATACTAAAACTAATATTAATTTTATATTATAAAAGCTATATATATTCACTTTTTTATTTAAATATTATTATTTTTATATTGAAAATCAATAAATCTATAAAAAAATGTAAATTTATATTTTATATAAAGATTAATTGAAAAAAGTATAAATATGCTAAAGTATAAAAATCAAATTTTAGATTATGATCATTGAAAAAAGGAGAAAAAAAATGAGCCAGAAGATTAAAATTGGAATTGTTGGTTATGGTAATTTAGGAAAAGGTGTTGAACTATCAATTAATCAAAATGAAGATATGGAACTTATAGCTATATTTACAAGAAGAGATCCAGATAGCTTAAACAATCCATTAATGAGAAATATTAAAGATATTGCAGATTATAAAGACAAGATTGATGTAATGATCTTGTGTGGAGGTTCAGCTACAGATTTACCTGAGCAAACTCCTGAGATAGCTAAAATGTTCAATACTGTAGATAGCTTTGATACTCATGCAAATATCCCTATACACTACGATAATGTTGATAAAGTAGGAAAAGAAAAAGGAACATTAAATTTAATATCTAGTGGTTGGGATCCAGGTTTATTCTCAATGCAAAGAATAATAGGAGAATCCATACTTCCAGTGGGAAATACATACACTTTTTGGGGAGAAGGAGTAAGTCAAGGTCATTCTGATGCAATAAGAAGAATTGATGGTGTTTTAGATGGAAAACAATACACAGTTCCAATAGAAAAAGCTTTGGAGAAAGTTAGATCAGGGGAAAATCCAGAATTTACTACAAGAGAAAAACATCTTAGAGTATGTTATGTAGTTGCTAAAGAAGGAGAAGATTTAGAAAGAATTGAAAATGAAATAAAAACAATGCCTAATTACTTTGATGAATATGATACAGAAGTAAATTTCATAACTAAAGAAGAACTAGAAAAAAATCATAGTGGTATGCCTCATGGAGGATATGTTCTAAGAACTGGGCAGTCTGAAACAGGATCTAAACAAAGAATAGAATTTGTTTTAGAACTTGAAAGTAATCCTGAATTTACAGCTAGTGTTCTTGTAGCTTATGCAAGAGCTGTGAAAAAAATGCACAATAATGGTGAAAATGGGTGTATAACTGTTTTTGATGTTCCATTAGGAATGCTTTCACCGAAATCCCCTAGTGAATTAAGAAAAGAAATATTATAAATTTTTATTAAGTATGTGTAAATAGAAAACTTATAAATTATTGTTTAAATAACAACATACATAGTAATAACCTATCACATACTTATTATAATATAAGCTATTTTACTATATACTAATTTTAATTCTAAATTATTTTATCTAAACTATTTTAATTTTATATGCTATTTTACTTTATACCTATTTTATTATATGCATATTATATTATTATTTTATTATAAGTTTATTTTATCATAAGCTTACTTTACTATTTTTTATAAATTATTATACAAATCAAAAATTATATTTAATATTATTAACATATATTAAAACAAGTAATAATGTTATAAATAAAGAATAATGATTTTATTTAAAAACATTATGAAAAAACAATTAACAAAAAATAGGTGATTACATGGTAAAATGGGGCGCTGTAATAATAGGGTTTATATTAGCAGTCATAGTAAAATCTTTAGCTTTAGGTTGGGGATTAGAAACAATTGGACTTTTAATTATTGGTTTTATTGTAGGATACATTGCTAAAGAAGGGGCTTTCGGAGGAATGGTTAATGCTGCAGTAGCAGGATCATTAGGAACTATTATTGCTGCAATATTATTTACAATAATAGGTTTATTTGGAGGATTAGCTGGTTTTGTAGTTTTTGGATTTGCAGGATTAATAGCTGTTATAGTAAATTTAATCTACTATGCAATAATAATGGGAATAACTGGAGCTATCGGTGGATCAGTTGCAGGAGATGGATAGAGATAACAAAAAATAGCTAAAAAATATGAAATATAATATCTAAAAAATGAGGTCCAAGTATAAATAATAAAAAATTAATATAAGCTAATAAGAGTAATATAAATAATAAAAAATATTACCAATATAAATAATAAAAATAACAAGTTTATTCATTTTCTTTTTTATTTTATTTTCTCTTCTTATTTACTTTTTATTATTTTTTATTTTTTATTTGTTTTTATTTTTTCCTGTTTTTAACTTTTATTTTTCTTTTTTCTGCCTTTTCCAATTGATTCTTTTTTTATTTTTTCTTCAATAGCTTTTTTTCTGCTTTCACTAAAATAAAACCCAGTGAATCCACAGAAAGCACCTATAGCTAAAAAAGAGATTAATATTAAAAAAGTAATATTTTCTCCAGTAATAGGACCAAGACGTTGGAAAAATACTGTTGCTAAGAACAAAGGTAAAGTTCCTAATGCCCCTAAAACTATTGCCTGAATTCTATTTTGAGAACCATAACCAATATACAAAAGTCCTGCTGATGAAAATATTAATAATGGATCTAATCCATATTCGACAGATAAAACAACTATAAAAGCAAACAATGCTGCTCCGATAAGAAAAGATTTAAAATTTATATTCCTATATATATCTTCAAGTTCCATTTGCTCACCCACACATAATTAATATTCAAATTTAATTATAATTTAATTATAATTTAATTAGCTTATTCATATTTTAAATAATGGTTTATTAAATAATGATCTAATAAATAAATGATTTAATAAATACTGATTTAATAAATATTAATTTAATATTTATTTATTATAATAATTTCTATTTAATTTTAAGTATTTAAAATAGAAATAATAATCTAAAATAATAATATAAACCTTAAAAAATTAATAATACAAAATAAAAATCTATATTAAAATTTAAAAAAGTCAAATATATGCAAATAGCAAATGGATTTTAAAAATAATATAGAAATAGAAAAAATATAGAAATAGAAAATAATTAAACCATATTAAAATAAAAAAAAGTAATGTAAAATATCTAAAGAAAAAAAGATAAGTAAAATAAAAATAAAGAAAGAAAAAAATAAATGAATTAAAAATACTAAATATTTTAAAGATATTAGTATTAAAAAATTGATTTAGAATAATAAAATATTTAACAAGTATCTCTAATTGTTTATTTTTAACTATGTTTATTTTTATGTAATATTAGTTTAAGTAATTATTTTTTCAATTCCGCCTTCTTTAATAGCAGTTTTAATTTCCCGAGCTACTCTTCTACCCATACTCATTGGTTCACCATAAGTAAGATAACTATAAGAAGACCCATTCATAAATGTGTTAGTTCCCCCATCAGTTCTCGCACTAATTTCAAATACAATTACTTCTAAATCATCATTAACAAGAGTTTGCATACAAAACGGACCATTCATTCCAGGAGATACTAATTTTGAAGCAGATTTCACTAATTTATC
This genomic interval carries:
- a CDS encoding flavodoxin family protein, which gives rise to MNILITYYSRTNITEKVAIKLKEELDCDLEEIIDKKNRSGPISYLISGFQAVRSVPADIKEIEKSPENYDLVIIGTPVWAGTMSTPILAYLEENKEKFNDIAFFCTCGGNEGSTFENMEKLISKKPLKTLSLNKKDLEASYETKIHEFAENIKNNI
- a CDS encoding NfeD family protein encodes the protein MITFSLEFWIVLAAICLLLELITTGFYLLSVGVGGIAAVIANYLGFDPIAQLIFFAIFTVIFLIISRPIARKLTKGSPSKKATTDRFIGQQGVVTEVIDPENTGMIKISGELWRAISDESIDVGEEVVVEKIKGVRLIVRKKE
- a CDS encoding DUF5518 domain-containing protein, giving the protein MVKWGAVIIGFILAVIVKSLALGWGLETIGLLIIGFIVGYIAKEGAFGGMVNAAVAGSLGTIIAAILFTIIGLFGGLAGFVVFGFAGLIAVIVNLIYYAIIMGITGAIGGSVAGDG
- a CDS encoding diaminopimelate dehydrogenase; this translates as MSQKIKIGIVGYGNLGKGVELSINQNEDMELIAIFTRRDPDSLNNPLMRNIKDIADYKDKIDVMILCGGSATDLPEQTPEIAKMFNTVDSFDTHANIPIHYDNVDKVGKEKGTLNLISSGWDPGLFSMQRIIGESILPVGNTYTFWGEGVSQGHSDAIRRIDGVLDGKQYTVPIEKALEKVRSGENPEFTTREKHLRVCYVVAKEGEDLERIENEIKTMPNYFDEYDTEVNFITKEELEKNHSGMPHGGYVLRTGQSETGSKQRIEFVLELESNPEFTASVLVAYARAVKKMHNNGENGCITVFDVPLGMLSPKSPSELRKEIL
- a CDS encoding SPFH domain-containing protein; translated protein: MDYLIIVIILILIVFVLAFKSVKILRPYEKAVVERFGKYQRTVESGLVFLIPFIESIRKVDLREQVVDVPPQEVITKDNTVVIVDCVIFYEVTDPFNAVYNVVNFYQAITKLAQTNLRNIIGDLELDQTLTSREMINTHLREVLDEATDKWGTRVVRVEIQRIEPPKDIVDAMSKQMKAERMKRAAILEAEGYKQSEIKKAEGDKQAAILEAEGQAEAIKKVADAQKYEEIAIAEGQAEATVDVYDAIHKGNPTNDLIAIKYLEALEKVADGNSTKIFLPAEMSGILGSIGGIAELFNDEDINKKEKISKKDKDSKVDKIMKKIEEQSKEAKKS
- a CDS encoding TfoX/Sxy family protein, encoding MGELSKLPNIGKVLESQLNEIGIETIEELENIGSKEAWLLIRKIDSSACYNRLCGLEGALQRIRWHELSKKDKKDLKNFYSSMKK